Proteins encoded in a region of the Triticum dicoccoides isolate Atlit2015 ecotype Zavitan chromosome 3A, WEW_v2.0, whole genome shotgun sequence genome:
- the LOC119266806 gene encoding putative disease resistance protein RGA3: MGLCGDHYDNERVIFFICSVLAAKTTSFLLMAGVLDALASYVSNMLTEMAIEEVAMLIGVSSGIDDLSVKLRDLKNVLADADKLNITDESVREWVEELKRAMYHATDILDLCQLRVMEQGPSKDMGCLNPLLFCMRNPLHAHEIGSRIKALNQKLDEISKRGGSFNFIKLEAYQNQKTTNPPAVNHKTNPLLE; the protein is encoded by the coding sequence TGGTGATCATTATGATAATGAAAGAGTAATTTTCTTTATATGTTCCGTTCTGGCAGCAAAAACAACATCCTTCCTGCTGATGGCAGGAGTTTTGGATGCTTTGGCATCTTACGTCAGCAACATGCTCACTGAGATGGCAATAGAAGAAGTGGCCATGCTGATTGGGGTCTCTAGCGGGATTGATGACCTAAGCGTCAAGCTCAGGGACCTAAAAAATGTTCTTGCGGATGCCGATAAGTTGAATATCACAGACGAGAGTGTGCGGGAGTGGGTGGAGGAACTGAAGCGCGCCATGTATCACGCCACTGACATCCTCGACCTGTGCCAGCTCAGAGTCATggagcaaggtccatccaaggacaTGGGGTGCCTTAATCCACTCCTCTTCTGCATGCGAAACCCCCTCCATGCCCATGAGATCGGGAGCCGCATCAAGGCGCTCAACCAAAAGCTAGATGAAATCTCCAAGAGGGGCGGTAGTTTCAATTTTATCAAGCTGGAAGCCTACCAAAACCAAAAGACAACCAACCCTCCTGCTGTCAACCACAAGACAAATCCATTGCTGGAGTGA
- the LOC119266805 gene encoding putative disease resistance RPP13-like protein 1 encodes MLLMESGDKSDSIMVFAIVGVGGIGKTTLSKKVFNDEAIQDKFTTKIWLSVTQEFSEVELLQTAITSANGNLPGPGGWSQDKALLVPALANAIRDKKIFLVLDDMWGINEWTNLLKAPFSHSAPGSRVLITSRHEAIARGMKAVHPYHHVDKLEPEDAWSLLKKQVLTTEKTEPAVDMLKDIGLQIIEKCDGLPLAIKVMGGLLCQKDKERRDWEKVLHDSIWSVSRMPEELNHAIYLSYEDFSPCLKQCFLHFSLKPERISFTHVQFVGMWIGEGFVHGDSDKFGELGNEYHKELILRNLIEPDPLYSSQTICHMHDVVRSFAQFLTRDEALVGHSGEILNSKLSLPKFLRFSVETKGGQSDEFEWRCLQEQKSLRSITIIGNFNIQSGDSLMSFSSLRTLHIESANFAALTESLYQLKHLRYLTLQNCNDINSLPEDIHKIKFLQHLGLEGCRSLVKLPDSIVKLEELRFLDLDDTCVNSMPRGFCALTNLRELYGFPAYVDGDWCSLEELGPLSHLVHLGLKGLENVAVTSSALKAMLVAKVHLTLMKLHCTNTLDNNRRVPSEKEQGIIEEVFDELYPPSCIENINIQGYFGHQLPRWMMSTATSPLKSLRFLTMHELVCCTQLPDGLCLLPCLELLAVDRAPAIKRVGPEFVQSPDHRHHPSSQMTTSFPRLHQMKLNALVQWEDWVWEEEVQAMPLLDELSIVRCNLRCIPPGLASHARALKKVYMSNIERLDSVENFGSVTELRLSHMPEMTRITNLPKLQNLEISFCSKIELLEQMPGLRRLALNLGYSEKQLPLYLQAVKPSHFLLNCSRKVLTSMALGKSGSEWFKFSHIQHVEVYANDGGNEKKWHLLYTREPYKIDTNVVQDYSDE; translated from the exons ATGCTCCTGATGGAGTCAGGGGACAAGAGTGATAGCATCATGGTGTTTGCCATAGTTGGTGTTGGTGGAATTGGTAAGACTACCCTCAGCAAGAAGGTCTTTAATGATGAGGCCATCCAAGACAAGTTCACCACAAAGATATGGTTGAGTGTCACACAAGAGTTCAGCGAGGTTGAGCTGTTGCAGACGGCCATCACTTCCGCCAATGGAAACTTGCCAGGGCCAGGTGGTTGGTCTCAAGACAAAGCTTTGCTTGTGCCGGCTCTTGCGAATGCTATCAGAGACAAGAAGATATTTCTTGTGTTGGATGACATGTGGGGCATCAATGAATGGACCAACTTGCTCAAGGCTCCCTTTAGCCACAGCGCTCCTGGTAGCCGAGTCCTCATCACATCAAGACATGAAGCCATTGCTCGAGGCATGAAAGCTGTGCATCCTTACCACCATGTTGACAAATTAGAGCCTGAAGATGCTTGGTCATTGCTCAAGAAGCAG GTACTCACAACAGAGAAAACTGAACCTGCAGTTGATATGCTTAAGGATATAGGGTTGCAAATCATAGAAAAATGTGACGGGTTACCGCTTGCCATAAAAGTGATGGGAGGACTCCTATGCCAGAAGGACAAAGAACGACGTGATTGGGAAAAGGTTTTGCATGATTCTATATGGTCAGTAAGTCGTATGCCAGAAGAGCTAAACCATGCAATATATCTTAGCTACGAGGACTTCTCTCCATGTTTAAAACAATGCTTTCTGCATTTCTCCCTTAAGCCTGAAAGGATAAGTTTTACCCACGTACAGTTTGTGGGAATGTGGATTGGTGAAGGATTTGTTCATGGGGACTCTGATAAATTTGGAGAATTAGGAAATGAGTACCATAAGGAGCTAATATTGAGGAACCTTATAGAGCCGGATCCGTTATATTCCAGTCAAACTATTTGCCACATGCATGATGTTGTCCGATCATTTGCTCAATTTTTGACTAGAGATGAAGCACTAGTAGGTCATAGTGGAGAAATTCTTAATAGCAAACTTAGTCTGCCAAAGTTTCTTAGGTTTTCTGTAGAAACCAAAGGCGGGCAATCTGATGAATTTGAGTGGAGATGTTTACAAGAGCAAAAATCGCTAAGATCGATAACAATAATTGGGAATTTCAATATTCAGTCTGGTGATTCGCTGATGAGCTTTTCAAGTCTTCGAACTCTACATATAGAGTCTGCAAATTTTGCTGCATTGactgaatctctatatcagctCAAACACTTGAGGTATCTAACACTACAAAACTGCAATGATATAAACAGCCTGCCAGAGGACATTCACAAGATAAAATTCCTACAACACCTTGGTCTTGAAGGTTGTAGGAGTCTGGTGAAACTTCCTGACAGCATTGTCAAGTTAGAGGAACTGAGATTTCTTGACCTTGACGACACATGTGTAAATAGCATGCCTAGGGGTTTCTGTGCCTTGACAAATCTGAGGGAACTGTATGGGTTCCCAGCCTACGTGGATGGTGATTGGTGTAGTTTGGAAGAGTTGGGACCTCTTTCTCACCTCGTTCATCTTGGATTAAAGGGTTTGGAGAATGTAGCTGTTACCTCGTCCGCCTTGAAGGCCATGCTTGTTGCAAAAGTACATCTTACCTTAATGAAATTACACTGCACCAATACACTTGACAACAATAGAAGAGTACCCTCTGAGAAGGAACAAGGAATAATTGAGGAGGTGTTTGATGAACTCTATCCTCCGTCTTGCATCGAAAATATTAACATCCAAGGATATTTCGGTCACCAGCTCCCAAGATGGATGATGTCAACAGCAACATCGCCTCTCAAGAGCTTGAGGTTTCTAACAATGCATGAACTGGTTTGTTGCACCCAACTCCCTGATGGCTTGTGTCTGCTCCCATGTCTTGAGCTCCTAGCAGTTGACCGAGCGCCAGCTATCAAGCGTGTTGGGCCTGAATTTGTGCAGTCCCCGGATCACCGTCATCATCCTTCATCCCAGATGACAACTTCTTTTCCAAGACTGCATCAGATGAAACTAAATGCATTGGTGCAATGGGAGGACTGGGTGTGGGAGGAGGAAGTGCAAGCTATGCCCCTCTTGGATGAGCTTAGTATCGTAAGATGCAATTTGAGGTGTATCCCCCCCGGCCTTGCATCCCATGCAAGGGCTTTGAAAAAAGTATATATGAGCAACATCGAGCGCCTCGACTCTGTTGAAAACTTTGGTTCCGTCACTGAGCTCAGGCTGTCTCACATGCCCGAGATGACTAGGATCACTAATCTTCCCAAATTGCAAAATCTTGAGATCAGCTTCTGCTCAAAGATCGAGTTACTTGAGCAGATGCCTGGACTCAGAAGACTTGCGCTGAATCTAGGGTACAGTGAGAAACAACTACCGTTATACCTACAGGCTGTGAAGCCAAGTCATTTTTTGTTGAACTGCAGCCGAAAGGTACTCACCTCCATGGCTTTGGGAAAATCTGGCTCGGAGTGGTTCAAGTTCAGCCACATCCAGCATGTTGAGGTTTATGCAAACGATGGAGGCAATGAGAAAAAATGGCACCTACTGTACACAAGAGAGCCCTACAAGATCGATACAAATGTTGTGCAG GATTACTCGGATGAATAA